A genomic stretch from Marinobacter fonticola includes:
- a CDS encoding S41 family peptidase, giving the protein MRLARRTASTALFCATCLLAWPAVSLADTDPETGETLLKGTADGKEVTVRLPDPEKQLPLEDLRKFTEVFGRIREAYVEEVDDRTLLENAIKGMLSGLDPHSAYLEPQAYEELEESTSGEFGGLGIEVGIEDGFVRVIAPIDDTPAQKAGVQAGDMIIKLGDQPVKGMGLEEAVSLMRGKPGTTITLTIIRDQGSAPIEIDVKRDIIKVTSVKSRMLEPGYGYLRVTQFQAETGREFVSAINKLENEYGETLNGLIIDLRNNPGGVLQAAVEAADAVLNEGLIVYTEGRIQSSKLRFSAQPGDDSNGAPIVVLINGGSASASEILAGALQDQKRAVVMGTESFGKGSVQTVVPLDDTHAIKLTTARYYTPNGRSIQAKGIHPDIVVKQGRLTEVDNQPFFTEADLSGHLENGEQDGRVPETTDGDTGGDNENPAVTSEQGQKSSGDKLIAQDYQLRTGLNLLKGLHILKYNEAKSE; this is encoded by the coding sequence ATGAGACTGGCCAGACGTACTGCCTCCACCGCCCTTTTTTGCGCCACCTGCCTGTTGGCGTGGCCCGCCGTTAGTTTAGCGGACACCGATCCGGAAACCGGCGAGACCCTGCTAAAAGGCACCGCCGACGGCAAAGAGGTCACCGTACGCCTGCCGGACCCCGAGAAGCAGCTGCCACTCGAGGATCTGCGCAAGTTCACTGAAGTCTTTGGCCGCATCCGCGAAGCCTATGTGGAAGAGGTGGACGACCGCACGCTGCTGGAAAACGCCATCAAGGGCATGCTCTCCGGCCTTGACCCCCATTCCGCCTACCTGGAACCCCAGGCCTACGAAGAACTTGAGGAGAGCACCAGCGGCGAGTTCGGTGGCCTGGGTATCGAAGTGGGTATAGAAGATGGCTTCGTCCGCGTGATCGCGCCCATCGACGACACCCCTGCTCAGAAAGCAGGCGTGCAAGCCGGCGATATGATCATCAAGCTTGGCGACCAACCTGTTAAAGGCATGGGTCTGGAAGAAGCGGTCAGCTTGATGCGCGGCAAGCCGGGCACCACGATTACGCTAACGATTATTCGCGACCAAGGCAGCGCGCCCATCGAGATCGATGTAAAACGCGATATCATCAAGGTCACCAGCGTAAAATCACGCATGCTGGAGCCCGGCTACGGCTACCTACGCGTCACCCAGTTCCAAGCTGAAACCGGCCGGGAATTCGTCAGCGCCATCAATAAACTGGAAAACGAATACGGCGAAACCCTGAACGGCCTGATCATCGACCTGCGCAACAATCCGGGCGGTGTGCTCCAGGCTGCGGTCGAAGCTGCAGACGCGGTCCTGAACGAGGGCCTGATTGTCTACACCGAAGGCCGCATTCAGAGTTCCAAGCTTCGCTTCAGCGCCCAGCCGGGCGACGACAGCAACGGCGCCCCCATCGTGGTATTGATTAACGGTGGCTCCGCCTCTGCGTCGGAAATCCTTGCCGGCGCCCTGCAGGACCAGAAGCGTGCCGTTGTCATGGGCACCGAATCGTTTGGCAAGGGCTCGGTGCAGACCGTGGTGCCGCTGGACGACACCCACGCCATCAAATTGACCACGGCTCGCTACTACACGCCGAACGGCCGCTCTATTCAGGCCAAGGGAATACACCCCGATATCGTGGTGAAACAGGGCCGTCTCACGGAAGTGGACAACCAACCCTTCTTCACCGAGGCCGATCTCAGTGGTCACCTGGAAAATGGTGAGCAAGACGGGCGCGTCCCGGAAACGACCGACGGCGACACCGGCGGTGATAACGAGAACCCGGCGGTTACCAGCGAGCAAGGCCAGAAGTCATCCGGCGACAAACTGATCGCGCAGGACTACCAGTTGCGCACCGGCCTCAACCTGCTGAAAGGTCTACATATCCTCAAGTACAATGAGGCCAAATCGGAGTGA
- a CDS encoding murein hydrolase activator EnvC family protein, which yields MLAVFLVFCATSTMAQEADSVSPAKIKALKEEIAEIDEWLSDAEQDRSELEQTLSRTERQIGQLKRERREFRRKAANQQQTLDQLREREQELEQELDAKRDALKAQIRAAWMAGDAPAVKVLLNEVDPQKLARVMTYHEYLSQYTLKQLEAFNRTLNELKATRGKTAATQLELKKTERSLASRQKELEQQSKERERTLALLESDISQKKSQRENLAANRERLEKLLEEVQAAIAEIPTPKESQPFSTLRAKLPWPTRGKVVTGFGESLHKGRLRHHGLLIATDHDAEVRAVHYGRVVFANWLRGFGLMTIVDHGNGYMSLYGLNSSLLKSPGDWVDAGETIAIAGESNRDSRSQLYFEIRHDGKPQNPTKWLAQ from the coding sequence TTGCTTGCCGTCTTTTTGGTTTTCTGCGCCACATCCACCATGGCCCAGGAAGCCGACTCCGTCTCTCCCGCTAAAATCAAAGCCCTCAAGGAAGAGATAGCCGAGATCGACGAATGGCTATCCGACGCCGAACAGGACCGTAGCGAGTTGGAACAAACCCTCTCACGCACCGAACGCCAGATCGGCCAGCTCAAGAGGGAGCGCAGGGAATTCCGGCGCAAGGCCGCCAACCAGCAACAAACCCTCGATCAACTGCGCGAACGCGAGCAGGAACTCGAGCAGGAACTCGATGCCAAGCGCGATGCCCTAAAGGCTCAGATCCGCGCCGCCTGGATGGCGGGCGATGCGCCCGCAGTCAAGGTACTGCTTAACGAGGTCGACCCTCAGAAACTGGCACGGGTCATGACCTACCACGAGTACCTCAGCCAATACACGCTCAAACAGCTGGAGGCCTTCAACCGCACGCTGAACGAGCTCAAAGCAACCCGGGGGAAGACCGCCGCGACCCAGCTTGAGCTGAAAAAAACCGAGCGTTCCCTGGCCAGTCGTCAGAAGGAACTAGAGCAACAAAGTAAGGAGCGCGAGCGAACGCTGGCACTTCTGGAATCGGATATCTCGCAGAAAAAATCCCAGCGCGAAAACCTGGCGGCCAACCGAGAGCGACTGGAAAAACTGCTTGAGGAAGTACAAGCCGCAATCGCTGAGATACCTACGCCAAAAGAATCACAACCTTTCTCAACATTGCGCGCTAAACTCCCGTGGCCAACCCGTGGTAAGGTGGTTACCGGTTTCGGAGAAAGCCTTCACAAGGGGCGTTTGCGCCACCATGGCCTGCTGATTGCCACCGATCACGACGCCGAGGTCAGGGCGGTCCATTATGGACGGGTGGTGTTTGCCAATTGGCTACGCGGTTTCGGGCTGATGACCATCGTCGACCACGGCAACGGCTACATGAGCCTCTACGGCCTGAATTCCAGCCTGCTGAAAAGTCCGGGGGACTGGGTCGACGCCGGGGAAACCATCGCCATAGCAGGCGAAAGCAACAGGGATTCCCGTTCTCAGCTATATTTCGAGATTCGGCATGACGGCAAGCCCCAGAATCCGACGAAGTGGCTTGCCCAATAA
- a CDS encoding divergent polysaccharide deacetylase family protein, which produces MSLACQIRVVLGALAISLVATGSASAGTGEQQPPTIAIIIDDMGHDPVQGERLTELDQPLTLAFLPYRRYTRTLAEAAHARGKEIMLHAPMANTRNYALGPGGLTPEMNQLTTTTTLRRALQSIPYVQGVNNHMGSLLTQQRNNMDWIMSELVQYPLYFVDSRTIASTVAADSAETHRVPNLTRDVFLDHEQTEAFVDRQFKLLIETAKRNGTAIGIGHPHKVTVDYLEKNLPLLDAQGIAVATVSGLWAMRHDNAPMFVEIKRPVVAPLAKRKTDGE; this is translated from the coding sequence GTGAGTCTGGCGTGTCAAATTAGAGTAGTCCTGGGCGCGCTGGCGATAAGCCTGGTTGCGACCGGCTCGGCATCGGCAGGCACGGGCGAGCAGCAGCCGCCCACGATCGCCATTATCATCGACGACATGGGCCACGATCCGGTTCAGGGCGAGCGACTGACCGAGCTGGACCAGCCACTGACTCTGGCCTTCCTGCCTTATCGCCGTTATACCCGCACCCTCGCGGAAGCGGCTCATGCCCGGGGCAAGGAAATCATGCTCCATGCGCCCATGGCGAATACCCGCAACTACGCCCTGGGCCCGGGCGGCCTGACGCCAGAGATGAACCAACTCACAACGACGACGACCCTACGCCGTGCTCTGCAATCCATTCCCTACGTCCAGGGTGTGAACAACCACATGGGCAGCCTGTTGACCCAGCAACGCAACAACATGGACTGGATCATGTCTGAGCTGGTTCAGTATCCGTTGTACTTCGTCGATAGCCGCACCATCGCCAGCACTGTCGCCGCCGACAGTGCCGAAACTCATCGCGTGCCCAATTTGACCCGCGATGTCTTCCTGGATCACGAGCAAACCGAAGCATTCGTCGACCGCCAGTTCAAGCTATTAATCGAAACGGCCAAGCGCAACGGCACCGCTATCGGCATCGGACATCCGCACAAGGTTACCGTCGACTACCTGGAAAAAAATCTGCCCCTGCTTGATGCCCAAGGCATTGCAGTAGCCACCGTCAGCGGCCTATGGGCCATGCGCCACGATAATGCGCCGATGTTTGTGGAGATCAAACGGCCAGTCGTGGCGCCGTTGGCTAAGCGGAAGACAGACGGGGAGTAG
- the hisF gene encoding imidazole glycerol phosphate synthase subunit HisF: MALAKRIIPCLDVDKGRVVKGVNFVDIRDAGDPVEVARKYNEQGADEITFLDITASHESRDTTYETVERMASQVFIPLTVGGGVRTVDDIRKLLNAGADKVSINTAAVFSPEFVREAAERFGSQCIVVAIDAKRVSEEDAVPRWEIFTHGGRKPTGLDAVEWAKKMVELGAGELLLTSMDRDGTKVGFDLGLTRAVSDSVIVPVIASGGVGELQHLADGVTQGGADAVLAASIFHFGQHTIPEAKQFMHGQGIEVRL; the protein is encoded by the coding sequence ATGGCACTGGCCAAGCGTATTATTCCCTGCCTTGATGTGGACAAGGGGCGTGTGGTGAAAGGCGTCAACTTCGTCGATATTCGCGACGCCGGCGACCCGGTGGAAGTCGCCCGCAAATACAACGAGCAGGGCGCCGACGAGATTACCTTTCTGGATATTACGGCCAGCCACGAGAGCCGTGATACCACGTATGAAACCGTCGAGCGGATGGCCAGTCAGGTCTTTATCCCGCTGACCGTGGGCGGCGGCGTGCGTACCGTTGACGATATCCGCAAGCTGCTCAATGCCGGTGCGGACAAGGTGAGTATCAACACTGCGGCCGTGTTCAGCCCCGAATTTGTGCGCGAGGCAGCCGAGCGTTTCGGTAGTCAATGCATCGTGGTGGCCATCGACGCCAAACGGGTCAGCGAAGAGGACGCAGTGCCGCGCTGGGAAATTTTCACCCACGGCGGGCGCAAGCCGACTGGGCTGGATGCCGTCGAGTGGGCGAAAAAAATGGTCGAACTGGGTGCTGGCGAGCTTTTGCTGACCAGCATGGATCGGGACGGCACCAAGGTTGGTTTTGATTTGGGCCTGACTCGCGCTGTAAGTGATTCGGTGATCGTGCCGGTGATTGCTTCAGGCGGTGTGGGCGAGCTGCAGCATCTCGCCGATGGGGTTACGCAAGGCGGGGCCGATGCCGTGCTGGCGGCTTCGATTTTCCACTTCGGCCAGCACACGATTCCCGAGGCGAAGCAGTTTATGCATGGGCAGGGGATTGAGGTTCGACTTTAG
- the hisA gene encoding 1-(5-phosphoribosyl)-5-[(5-phosphoribosylamino)methylideneamino]imidazole-4-carboxamide isomerase, with product MLIIPAIDLKDGKCVRLRQGRMDDSTVFSDNPVDVAARWVDAGARRLHLVDLNGAFAGEPVNGEIVNAIAKRFPDLPIQIGGGIRSAETIEAYLKAGVQWVIIGTKAVKEPAFVTEMCRRFPGHIIVGLDAKDGRVATDGWAEVSEVMATDLAKQFANDGVDSIVYTDISRDGMMQGVNVEQTATLAESCGIPVIASGGVTNMDDIKRLSAEAQRGILGAITGRAIYEGALDVAEAQAWCDQQQER from the coding sequence ATGCTGATTATCCCCGCCATCGACCTCAAAGACGGTAAATGCGTTCGCCTACGCCAGGGCCGGATGGATGATTCCACCGTCTTCTCCGACAACCCGGTAGACGTAGCGGCCCGCTGGGTCGACGCTGGCGCCCGCCGTCTGCATCTGGTCGACCTGAATGGCGCTTTTGCCGGCGAGCCCGTGAACGGCGAGATCGTCAATGCCATCGCCAAGCGCTTTCCGGATCTGCCGATTCAGATTGGCGGCGGCATCCGCTCTGCGGAAACCATCGAGGCTTACCTGAAAGCAGGTGTGCAGTGGGTCATCATCGGCACCAAGGCGGTGAAAGAACCGGCTTTCGTGACCGAAATGTGCCGCCGGTTTCCCGGCCATATCATTGTCGGGTTGGATGCGAAGGACGGCCGCGTAGCCACTGATGGCTGGGCGGAAGTCTCCGAGGTCATGGCCACCGATCTGGCCAAGCAGTTCGCCAACGATGGCGTGGACAGCATCGTCTACACCGATATCAGCCGTGATGGCATGATGCAGGGCGTCAACGTCGAGCAGACTGCCACCCTGGCCGAAAGTTGCGGTATTCCCGTTATCGCCTCCGGCGGCGTCACCAATATGGACGATATCAAACGCCTGTCCGCCGAAGCCCAGCGCGGCATCCTCGGGGCCATCACCGGCCGCGCCATCTACGAAGGCGCGCTGGATGTGGCCGAAGCCCAGGCGTGGTGTGACCAGCAGCAGGAGCGATAA